From the genome of Anaplasma ovis str. Haibei, one region includes:
- the tatC gene encoding twin-arginine translocase subunit TatC, with the protein MDTGNMSLAGHFCELRRRIVFSVMCFIGMFIVCYLFSDKIYEFLLVPLVELAGDNEDFSLIYTGLTEAFFVYVKVGATAALFFSFPVFTWQLYMFLAPGLYKEEKRVLLPYLVAAPVLFTAGAAMVYYYIFPLAWKFFMGFENRDASVGVPIDFMPSVSEYLDLVLQLMFAFGMAFQLPVILTMMARMGLISSKILAGKRRVAIVVIFTLAAILTPPDVISQIGLAIPMLLLYEASILACRYIERR; encoded by the coding sequence ATGGATACGGGTAACATGTCATTAGCAGGGCATTTTTGTGAACTCCGGAGAAGGATTGTATTCTCCGTCATGTGTTTTATAGGAATGTTTATCGTCTGCTATCTGTTCTCCGATAAGATATATGAGTTCCTGCTAGTCCCCTTGGTGGAGCTTGCAGGTGATAATGAAGACTTTTCTCTTATATACACAGGCCTCACCGAAGCCTTTTTTGTATATGTAAAAGTAGGTGCAACTGCCGCGCTATTTTTTTCATTTCCTGTTTTTACCTGGCAACTTTATATGTTCCTTGCTCCCGGCCTGTACAAGGAGGAAAAAAGGGTTTTACTGCCGTATCTAGTAGCCGCGCCGGTCCTATTCACTGCCGGTGCAGCTATGGTGTACTACTACATATTTCCGTTGGCATGGAAGTTTTTTATGGGTTTCGAGAATAGAGATGCTTCAGTTGGTGTACCCATAGACTTTATGCCATCTGTGAGCGAATACCTGGATTTAGTATTGCAGCTAATGTTTGCCTTTGGCATGGCGTTCCAGCTGCCCGTAATACTCACCATGATGGCTAGGATGGGCCTGATCTCGTCAAAAATTTTGGCGGGAAAACGCAGGGTCGCAATTGTGGTTATATTTACCTTGGCTGCAATTTTGACTCCTCCCGATGTGATAAGTCAGATAGGTCTCGCAATTCCTATGTTATTGCTGTACGAAGCCTCTATACTCGCCTGTAGGTACATTGAACGCAGGTAG
- a CDS encoding TRP75-related protein: MSRLVISLLGLALFVTSCGEKYVFEMSRNYVPPYNPGGDLFDEDEGFAQSYEVYKQRREDILADVGSGTRELRTEGKGASDRRISGRSGIQKRDVVEKLREYGAVPLDRVESGGKGMINKEGMDLARVEGARFLDVDLKLRNEAPEELEARTPTSGRKKRVSTQSEKAALPGAKSAAQSGGASSSPAAGISSGGKVSVSNVNPPATATAGPDANGGVGAVSAGSNKEEKKGGASSANDNKSVSAGKKAAAKHLQETKKKLSDAAGSTDKRGDDKKVLKGESAKKSDGGGSVRAAPIPVGSGAAPSAGKKKPSAVAPLAEPTSKSKKVAPTAKKSDDDAEKSASSVESGSVAAPVKSASTKAPDPGKLKKLDAGQPSKQIGRKQIERAAKRAEGDVRGKSEAAPEAAPLTKDDKGASTRGKTHTAGSGETGVVGRDFLDSWKFDDDEYEDDYIIQYMD; the protein is encoded by the coding sequence ATGTCAAGGTTAGTGATTTCTTTGTTGGGTTTGGCGCTGTTTGTAACTTCGTGTGGTGAAAAGTACGTATTTGAGATGAGTAGGAACTACGTTCCCCCATATAATCCAGGAGGGGACCTCTTTGATGAGGATGAGGGCTTTGCCCAGTCCTATGAGGTGTACAAGCAGCGCAGGGAAGACATCCTGGCGGATGTTGGCTCTGGTACGCGGGAGTTGCGCACAGAGGGGAAAGGGGCCTCTGATAGGCGCATTAGTGGCCGTTCTGGTATCCAGAAGCGTGATGTCGTGGAAAAGTTGCGTGAGTATGGTGCGGTTCCCCTGGATAGGGTGGAAAGCGGCGGTAAGGGCATGATAAACAAGGAAGGAATGGATCTTGCCCGGGTTGAAGGTGCGAGGTTTTTGGACGTGGATCTGAAACTTAGGAATGAGGCGCCTGAAGAGTTGGAAGCGCGCACTCCTACCAGTGGGCGCAAGAAGCGTGTGTCTACCCAATCTGAGAAGGCTGCTCTTCCTGGCGCTAAGTCGGCGGCTCAAAGTGGTGGCGCATCCAGCTCCCCCGCTGCTGGTATTAGCTCAGGCGGGAAGGTTTCTGTGAGTAATGTTAACCCCCCTGCTACTGCTACGGCCGGACCTGACGCCAATGGTGGTGTAGGTGCCGTTTCTGCGGGTTCAAACAAGGAGGAGAAGAAAGGTGGCGCTTCTTCGGCTAATGATAATAAATCTGTCTCAGCTGGCAAGAAGGCCGCTGCTAAGCATCTTCAGGAGACCAAGAAAAAGCTGTCTGACGCGGCTGGCTCCACTGACAAGCGTGGCGATGATAAAAAGGTTTTGAAAGGGGAAAGTGCCAAAAAATCTGATGGCGGCGGCTCGGTTAGGGCTGCACCTATACCTGTAGGTAGTGGTGCTGCGCCTTCTGCAGGCAAAAAGAAGCCCTCCGCCGTTGCGCCGCTGGCAGAGCCAACTTCCAAAAGCAAAAAGGTGGCTCCTACCGCAAAGAAATCAGATGATGATGCCGAAAAGTCTGCAAGTTCTGTAGAGAGTGGTAGTGTGGCTGCTCCGGTGAAGAGCGCTTCTACCAAAGCGCCTGACCCAGGTAAGCTCAAGAAGCTTGATGCCGGGCAGCCTTCTAAGCAGATAGGTAGAAAGCAGATTGAGAGGGCTGCTAAGCGGGCTGAAGGTGATGTCCGTGGTAAGTCAGAAGCTGCCCCTGAGGCTGCGCCTCTCACAAAGGATGACAAGGGTGCGAGTACCAGGGGGAAGACGCACACTGCCGGAAGTGGGGAGACAGGAGTTGTCGGTAGGGACTTTCTGGATTCCTGGAAGTTCGATGACGACGAATATGAAGACGACTACATCATACAGTACATGGACTAG
- a CDS encoding NADH-quinone oxidoreductase subunit N, with product MCWRDLLYMLPELYLLGSAMVVLLLGMVVDARWIHRLSAISMGVVVVLSWWSGVAHHVAEDVHLFSGLVLHTQYTCVSRIFVGIAGFVVSLLFLCAKREVRYEFSVVMLFAALGAMTLVQAGHFLSLYISLELNSLSSCVLVCFNRGSERASESALKFFILSALSSCIMLYGISLVYGYSTGLECGVMREILEGRASLGATLGCAFILVGVLFKLAVAPFHMWAVDTYHGSPMAAMAFFFIVTKSTAILLLARIIGENGILQQSILFGIIFVSGLSAIIGELGALRQSNIKRLLAYSNIGQLGYVLPVVALHGTSSCVISHYVLTSLVINAWIFSVLLRYDDEGFELADLAGMYRNNPFVAFSLVTSMISTAGFPPFVGCWPKYFLLKSIVMSDIPAVVAFPYVLFACAVGAVPCFYCFRIARVVYFDQPARGAEHPALPRRLGLTAVAVVCTLLSVAALFLAQYFDILFQGLVWVLVGHT from the coding sequence ATGTGCTGGAGAGATCTACTGTACATGCTGCCCGAGCTTTATCTTCTGGGCTCAGCAATGGTTGTCCTTCTGTTGGGTATGGTGGTAGATGCACGCTGGATACATAGGCTATCGGCGATTTCTATGGGCGTGGTGGTTGTTCTCTCTTGGTGGTCGGGTGTTGCCCATCACGTTGCTGAAGACGTTCACCTATTTAGCGGCCTCGTGTTACATACTCAGTACACCTGCGTATCCAGAATTTTTGTGGGTATTGCGGGGTTTGTGGTCTCCCTGCTGTTTTTGTGTGCAAAAAGAGAGGTGCGCTACGAATTTTCTGTAGTTATGCTGTTTGCGGCTCTGGGTGCCATGACCTTGGTGCAGGCAGGCCATTTTCTTTCTTTGTACATTTCGCTTGAGCTAAATAGCCTGTCATCTTGTGTTCTGGTGTGCTTTAATCGCGGTTCGGAACGCGCGTCTGAGTCCGCGCTTAAGTTCTTCATTCTGAGCGCTCTTTCTTCTTGCATCATGCTTTATGGAATCTCATTAGTGTACGGATACTCCACGGGGTTAGAATGCGGTGTGATGCGGGAGATTCTTGAGGGGCGCGCTTCGCTGGGGGCCACTTTAGGGTGCGCGTTCATATTGGTGGGTGTGCTCTTCAAGCTTGCTGTGGCGCCCTTTCACATGTGGGCTGTGGATACTTATCACGGCTCTCCCATGGCGGCTATGGCGTTCTTTTTTATAGTGACAAAATCTACGGCGATCTTGCTACTTGCCCGAATTATTGGGGAGAATGGTATACTGCAACAGAGCATTTTATTCGGGATTATTTTCGTTTCTGGGTTATCTGCAATCATTGGAGAGCTCGGTGCTTTACGGCAGAGCAACATCAAAAGGCTGCTTGCATATTCCAACATAGGGCAACTTGGGTATGTGCTGCCGGTAGTTGCCCTGCACGGCACATCTTCATGTGTCATATCGCACTACGTGTTGACAAGTTTGGTAATCAACGCATGGATTTTTTCTGTGCTCCTCAGGTATGATGATGAAGGATTTGAATTAGCAGACCTCGCCGGTATGTACCGCAACAACCCGTTTGTGGCTTTTTCGTTGGTTACCTCTATGATTTCGACTGCGGGGTTTCCTCCGTTTGTGGGATGTTGGCCCAAATATTTTTTACTCAAGTCCATTGTGATGTCAGACATCCCGGCGGTTGTGGCTTTCCCGTATGTTCTGTTCGCGTGTGCAGTCGGGGCTGTGCCATGCTTTTACTGTTTTCGCATTGCTAGGGTGGTGTACTTTGACCAACCGGCAAGAGGTGCCGAGCATCCAGCGCTTCCGCGTCGCTTGGGCCTGACCGCTGTTGCCGTTGTTTGTACATTGTTGAGCGTCGCTGCCTTGTTTTTGGCCCAGTATTTTGATATCCTGTTCCAGGGCCTAGTGTGGGTTCTCGTGGGGCACACTTAG
- a CDS encoding NADH-quinone oxidoreductase subunit M, which produces MILLMILIPALGSCLAAFSRGAMSRAVGPAAVVVTLAVFCVSVIPLVQGGDFAGETDSHLWVGQIFSMDTLSIPLTVLSSFLFLVCSLFCVFSPGGAPTVPSFFALLLLLESLVIAVFCTHDILMFFIFFEASLVPMFFMIGFWGHGDKVGAAFKFLIYTATASVGFLAAVACIDAVANATSSSFDDTAVGLATNVHFHWQVYFWILCFIVFAVKLPVVPCHTWLPSAHVQAPTAGSVLLAGLLIKLGGYGLLRFCIQMLPTASAHFAKFVICLSAVSLIYASLTAFAQRNMKMLVAYSSVAHMSFVAAGMFSLNEAGMLGAVYQMLSHGLISAALFLCVGMIYSRTGTMEMSECSGLASKMPRLSAMIVFFSMASAGIPGTSGFMGEFLSMLGVFKAFGPMVICFAVGMVLSAAYMLRLCKEVVWGSAPAGSGKFDDINIGEFAILAALAILVLVLGVFPAPLLTMLKPAVEHLLVPLHKLQPSWG; this is translated from the coding sequence GTGATTCTTCTGATGATCCTAATACCGGCGTTGGGGTCTTGTCTGGCGGCGTTTTCGCGCGGTGCTATGTCCAGGGCTGTAGGTCCAGCCGCCGTGGTTGTCACGCTGGCAGTGTTTTGTGTAAGCGTTATACCGCTGGTGCAAGGGGGTGATTTCGCTGGGGAGACAGATTCCCATTTATGGGTAGGGCAGATTTTTTCTATGGATACGCTGTCCATACCATTGACGGTGCTGTCCTCTTTCCTGTTTCTTGTATGTTCACTTTTTTGTGTGTTTAGTCCGGGCGGGGCGCCGACCGTTCCTTCTTTTTTCGCGTTGTTGCTTTTGTTAGAGAGTCTTGTGATTGCAGTTTTCTGCACACATGACATCTTAATGTTTTTTATTTTCTTTGAAGCTTCATTGGTCCCGATGTTTTTCATGATCGGGTTTTGGGGTCATGGTGATAAAGTAGGTGCCGCGTTTAAGTTTCTTATATACACGGCTACAGCTTCGGTCGGATTTTTGGCTGCTGTGGCGTGTATTGATGCTGTTGCCAACGCAACTTCCTCGTCATTCGATGATACTGCCGTTGGGCTGGCGACGAATGTACACTTCCACTGGCAAGTGTACTTTTGGATTTTGTGTTTCATTGTGTTTGCCGTCAAACTTCCGGTGGTTCCTTGCCATACATGGCTACCGAGCGCGCATGTGCAGGCGCCAACAGCTGGATCCGTGCTGCTTGCAGGGTTACTGATCAAACTTGGTGGGTATGGGCTTTTGAGATTTTGCATCCAAATGTTGCCAACGGCTAGTGCCCATTTTGCGAAATTTGTAATCTGCTTGAGTGCGGTGTCGTTGATCTATGCATCTTTAACGGCGTTTGCGCAACGCAATATGAAGATGCTCGTGGCATATTCCTCTGTTGCTCATATGAGCTTTGTTGCTGCTGGGATGTTTTCCTTGAATGAGGCCGGGATGCTGGGGGCGGTCTATCAGATGCTAAGTCATGGCCTGATATCTGCTGCGCTGTTTCTGTGTGTTGGTATGATATATAGCAGAACGGGGACCATGGAGATGTCTGAGTGTAGTGGATTGGCATCGAAGATGCCAAGGCTTTCCGCGATGATAGTGTTCTTCAGCATGGCTTCTGCGGGAATTCCGGGTACTTCCGGGTTTATGGGGGAGTTTTTATCAATGCTTGGAGTTTTTAAGGCCTTTGGGCCAATGGTTATCTGTTTTGCTGTAGGCATGGTACTAAGCGCTGCGTATATGCTGCGTCTGTGTAAGGAGGTTGTTTGGGGGTCCGCTCCTGCGGGTTCTGGCAAGTTTGATGACATCAACATTGGAGAATTTGCCATTTTAGCGGCCCTAGCCATACTTGTGTTGGTGCTTGGTGTCTTTCCTGCGCCATTGCTTACCATGTTAAAGCCTGCCGTAGAGCATTTATTGGTGCCTCTACATAAACTTCAACCTTCCTGGGGCTGA
- the dxr gene encoding 1-deoxy-D-xylulose-5-phosphate reductoisomerase, with product MGRKRVSVFGSTGCIGQKAVQILRDNPDDFEVVALVAGQDAHLLASQARLLGSDMAVIAEDDAYGTLRELLCDTDVEVGAGTTGVMDAASQSVDSAVMAITGIAALHPVIRLIESGVKSIALANKESVVCGGDLLVNASKQMGVNIVPIDSEHNAVFQILAHDRCVDRVTLTASGGPFLRWTREQMQTVTPNDALMHPVWKMGRKISVDSATMVNKALEVIEAHYLFSLDPDKIDVIVHPESVVHAVAAYPNGTSISLMSIPDMSIPTLHALYWPQRATVCSSTLDLASYGRLTFMEPDLERFPALNFGFEALCSSKPRAAGIMLNAANEVAVEAFLNSEIAFLDITNIIMNAMDKLAYCEVNSISEVSEYDLICRTRVREIIDTLKVSELIQ from the coding sequence ATGGGTCGTAAGAGAGTCTCTGTATTTGGTTCGACTGGGTGCATAGGACAGAAGGCAGTTCAGATTTTGCGCGACAATCCTGATGACTTTGAAGTTGTAGCCTTGGTTGCTGGGCAGGATGCACACCTATTGGCGTCGCAAGCGAGGCTTTTGGGCTCAGACATGGCCGTTATAGCCGAAGATGACGCGTATGGGACGCTGCGGGAGTTGCTTTGTGATACAGATGTCGAAGTAGGGGCGGGTACCACCGGTGTCATGGATGCGGCGTCTCAGAGTGTGGACAGTGCGGTAATGGCCATAACAGGTATAGCTGCTTTGCACCCAGTAATACGTCTAATAGAATCGGGTGTGAAGTCAATTGCTTTGGCGAATAAAGAAAGCGTGGTCTGCGGGGGTGACTTACTCGTCAATGCGTCCAAGCAAATGGGCGTCAATATCGTTCCTATAGATTCCGAACACAATGCTGTGTTCCAAATACTAGCTCATGACAGGTGCGTCGATAGGGTTACGTTAACAGCTTCTGGTGGGCCGTTTTTGCGGTGGACCAGAGAGCAGATGCAAACTGTGACACCTAACGATGCTCTTATGCATCCTGTGTGGAAGATGGGGCGCAAAATCTCAGTTGATAGCGCCACTATGGTTAACAAGGCATTGGAGGTCATAGAAGCGCACTACCTTTTTTCGCTTGATCCAGACAAGATTGACGTAATAGTACACCCAGAGTCTGTGGTGCACGCTGTGGCTGCGTATCCAAACGGAACATCCATTTCCCTCATGTCTATACCAGACATGAGCATACCCACACTACACGCGCTGTACTGGCCTCAGCGGGCAACCGTATGCAGCAGCACTCTCGATCTGGCGTCTTATGGTAGGCTAACGTTCATGGAGCCCGACCTCGAGCGTTTTCCCGCACTGAATTTTGGATTTGAAGCGCTTTGCTCATCCAAGCCGCGCGCTGCGGGCATAATGCTCAATGCTGCGAATGAGGTTGCAGTGGAAGCCTTCTTAAATTCCGAGATTGCATTTTTGGATATAACCAACATTATTATGAATGCTATGGACAAGCTCGCATATTGTGAGGTAAACTCCATCTCGGAAGTGAGCGAATATGACCTAATATGCAGAACTAGAGTTAGGGAGATTATAGATACACTAAAAGTTTCTGAATTGATTCAATAA
- a CDS encoding efflux RND transporter permease subunit, with the protein MSRISGFFLEKSRLTLFVLFVVSIAGAYFYYKLPREKIPGVRAPVINVTAAMEGVPAELAEVLLALPIEREIRSVSGVKRVVSIVRDGVVSMVLEFRHGSDIKAAVEDVRARLDVVRPKLPRNVTSLLAEERNLGLLPVLSVAVAGDLPTRSLCSVARELKYRIEALSDVFKVNAVGLRKDVVELDLIPELMDHHGIQLTDMAQAIARNHAFVDYGVLESEVGSHKIKVNGLLDSRKQILDVVLKARGDAVVTIGNVAKVKLALEDAKEFARINGQRCVVLEISKKGGSNISEVVEHVTALLKGASKFLPEGVSLLFIQDQSQEVSAILHELENTVAFSVLLVMLVMMAFMGVRTAILVALSIPVSFLLGIVVIYVMGYTLNIVILFTLIMVVGMLVDDAIVVSEYADRKMVYGLDRTSAYKLASFKMFWPIASSTMTRLAVFIPLLFWPGIIGEFMKHIPVVSISTLVGSWIMAIVFTPVLGSMFGKPSATSEEDVSKINAIEDLDISKLGSATRLYAKVLRVVLDHPKKFVCATVGSLMLATIAYFTIGPGMEFFPEIEPDRAVIEVKSDSNLSLQEKDEIIRCAEEKIAGVEGIKLLYALVGHGLDDPWNSRVIGAINIEFQDWYLRKKSTVLLREIIERLRDIAGVTFDVKGDSMKPNKGKPLEVNLRGESVEDLESAANVLVSAMGKSQGFTGVTRDNLLTGAEWSVDINRKKAISFGADVVLVGQFVKLLTSGTIVGKYYPEGAKDGIDILARFHEGDRSLKGLDRLSINTVHGAVPVSYFVDGKVRHGADVIKRVDGLRSLTIYSNLLPGYLVSERVEYLKNILDQQIGSNITASFLGDIESQEESKEFLITAFCLVLLLMVLVLVGELNSFYYVAVVMTAVFLSTTCVFLGFLVTYKAFGVVMGGVGIIVLSGIVVNNNILLVDAYRENCKTLSDRKDAILKSALSRLRPIFLTVITGVLGLLPMVLRVSIDFLGRRILYDSPSSQMWFELSTTTSVGLLLATIITLLFTPAILILGEKRRAATG; encoded by the coding sequence GTGAGTAGGATTTCAGGGTTCTTTTTGGAGAAGAGTAGGCTTACCCTATTCGTTTTGTTTGTTGTTTCCATAGCCGGGGCATACTTTTACTACAAACTGCCGCGTGAGAAAATTCCTGGGGTCAGAGCTCCGGTTATTAACGTCACCGCTGCTATGGAGGGCGTGCCAGCAGAACTGGCCGAGGTGTTATTGGCCCTGCCCATTGAGAGAGAGATACGATCGGTTTCTGGGGTTAAGAGGGTTGTCTCCATAGTGCGGGATGGTGTTGTCAGCATGGTGCTTGAGTTTCGCCATGGTTCGGATATAAAAGCCGCCGTGGAAGACGTCAGAGCCCGGCTTGATGTGGTGCGCCCAAAGCTTCCAAGAAATGTTACCTCACTCCTGGCTGAGGAGCGGAATCTAGGTTTGCTGCCCGTACTCAGTGTGGCTGTTGCTGGGGATTTGCCAACTAGGTCTTTGTGCTCTGTAGCACGCGAGCTAAAGTACAGAATTGAGGCCCTGAGTGACGTTTTTAAGGTAAATGCTGTTGGTCTGCGTAAGGACGTTGTAGAGCTGGATCTAATTCCAGAGCTTATGGACCACCATGGAATACAGCTGACAGACATGGCGCAGGCGATAGCGAGAAACCACGCGTTTGTGGATTATGGTGTGCTTGAATCGGAGGTTGGTAGCCATAAAATAAAGGTTAATGGCCTATTAGACAGCCGTAAACAGATTTTAGATGTAGTACTAAAGGCGCGCGGTGATGCCGTTGTCACTATCGGCAATGTTGCAAAGGTGAAGTTGGCTTTGGAAGACGCGAAAGAGTTTGCCAGAATTAATGGACAGCGGTGCGTTGTATTGGAAATCTCGAAGAAGGGTGGGAGCAATATTTCCGAAGTTGTTGAGCACGTTACCGCTCTGTTGAAGGGTGCAAGTAAGTTCCTACCGGAAGGGGTATCGCTGCTTTTTATACAGGATCAGTCCCAAGAGGTGTCAGCTATCCTGCACGAGCTTGAAAACACAGTAGCATTTTCTGTGCTGCTGGTTATGTTGGTAATGATGGCATTTATGGGTGTGCGCACAGCCATTCTGGTTGCTCTTTCCATACCAGTCTCATTTCTGCTGGGGATTGTTGTCATATACGTCATGGGGTACACCCTCAACATCGTCATACTGTTCACCCTGATCATGGTTGTGGGAATGTTGGTGGATGACGCTATAGTGGTGAGTGAATATGCGGACCGGAAGATGGTATACGGGCTGGATAGGACATCAGCGTATAAGTTGGCATCTTTTAAGATGTTTTGGCCCATAGCCTCATCCACCATGACCAGGCTGGCGGTTTTCATTCCCCTGCTGTTTTGGCCTGGAATTATTGGTGAGTTTATGAAGCACATACCAGTAGTTTCAATCTCCACGTTAGTGGGGTCTTGGATTATGGCCATAGTGTTTACTCCAGTGTTGGGCTCTATGTTCGGTAAGCCTTCGGCGACGTCTGAGGAAGATGTGTCAAAGATCAACGCGATAGAAGATTTAGATATTAGTAAACTAGGCAGTGCAACACGCTTGTACGCTAAGGTATTACGTGTTGTGCTTGATCACCCAAAAAAGTTTGTGTGTGCCACAGTCGGGTCTCTGATGCTAGCTACAATAGCGTATTTTACTATAGGTCCTGGGATGGAATTCTTCCCCGAGATCGAGCCTGACCGCGCCGTTATAGAAGTAAAAAGCGACAGCAACCTTTCGTTGCAGGAAAAAGATGAAATAATTAGATGCGCTGAGGAGAAAATTGCGGGCGTGGAGGGGATTAAGCTTCTCTATGCGCTGGTTGGGCACGGCTTGGATGATCCATGGAACAGTAGGGTGATTGGTGCAATTAACATCGAATTTCAGGATTGGTACCTGCGCAAGAAGTCCACCGTGTTGCTAAGGGAGATTATCGAGCGGTTGCGGGATATTGCCGGGGTAACGTTTGACGTTAAGGGTGATAGCATGAAGCCAAACAAGGGTAAGCCGCTGGAGGTGAACCTGAGGGGTGAAAGTGTTGAGGATCTAGAATCCGCTGCCAATGTCTTAGTATCTGCGATGGGTAAATCTCAAGGTTTTACTGGGGTCACGCGCGATAACCTACTTACGGGAGCCGAGTGGAGTGTTGATATAAACAGAAAGAAAGCAATCTCATTCGGTGCGGATGTGGTATTGGTAGGGCAGTTCGTCAAGTTGCTAACAAGTGGCACGATTGTAGGCAAATATTACCCAGAAGGGGCCAAAGATGGCATAGACATTTTGGCCAGGTTTCATGAGGGTGATAGATCACTGAAAGGATTGGACCGCCTGTCTATAAATACCGTACACGGGGCTGTTCCGGTCTCCTATTTTGTCGATGGAAAAGTGAGACATGGAGCGGATGTGATAAAACGGGTGGATGGATTAAGGTCGCTTACCATCTATTCCAACTTGCTGCCGGGGTATCTTGTGAGTGAGCGAGTAGAGTACCTCAAAAATATTTTAGATCAGCAAATTGGTTCCAATATCACGGCCAGTTTTCTTGGGGATATAGAAAGTCAGGAAGAATCCAAGGAGTTTTTGATAACAGCATTCTGTTTAGTCCTACTTCTGATGGTGTTAGTCTTGGTAGGAGAGCTGAACAGCTTCTACTACGTTGCAGTGGTGATGACTGCAGTGTTTTTATCCACCACATGTGTATTTTTGGGGTTTTTGGTTACCTACAAAGCATTTGGGGTCGTCATGGGCGGGGTTGGCATCATTGTGCTTTCCGGTATAGTGGTTAATAACAACATATTGCTCGTGGATGCTTACCGAGAAAACTGTAAGACGTTGTCAGACAGGAAGGATGCCATATTGAAATCTGCGCTTTCCAGGCTGAGGCCAATATTTTTGACCGTTATCACAGGAGTTTTAGGTCTTCTACCCATGGTTTTGAGGGTAAGCATAGACTTTCTAGGTAGGCGAATCCTGTACGATTCCCCATCCAGCCAAATGTGGTTTGAGTTGTCTACCACAACTTCTGTGGGGCTACTGCTTGCCACGATCATCACGCTGTTGTTCACTCCCGCGATTCTGATATTGGGCGAGAAGAGAAGGGCCGCAACGGGCTGA
- the ispG gene encoding flavodoxin-dependent (E)-4-hydroxy-3-methylbut-2-enyl-diphosphate synthase — protein sequence MVDCRAALGVAEFESVVGSPHTARVSCAVRVGRVVIGGGNPVVVQSMALGGSGSLSSDLEEILCLAMEGSELIRVAINSEESIKSIPKIVEHLVSHGFDEKMVVGCGQYEVAGLLGKYPDYAAFLGKIRVNPGNVGFGDRRDRNFESVIEYAIKHDIPVRIGVNWGSLDKALIGKLMGDNASLANPYPDNVVMRKALVMSALQSAELAERIGMPRDRIVLSCKTSKVRDLVAVYSALSKSANYALHLGLTEAGTGLKGIVSSTAGIAHLLLMGIGDTIRVSLTSTSREDRAQEVRVCKEILQAIGLRFFSAQTTSCPGCGRTNFPYFQKLVSGVNDYIEKRMQVWRKSNPGVVNMTVAVMGCVVNGPGESKHANLGISLPGNGEREVAAVYEDGKKLCTLQGENVLGEFLEIVESYVHRNYS from the coding sequence GTGGTCGATTGTCGTGCCGCTTTGGGTGTAGCGGAGTTTGAGTCTGTTGTTGGGTCGCCACACACGGCGCGGGTCAGCTGTGCGGTTAGAGTAGGTAGGGTTGTCATAGGTGGTGGCAACCCTGTAGTGGTGCAATCTATGGCTCTTGGGGGTTCTGGAAGCCTCTCTTCCGACCTGGAGGAAATTCTCTGTCTCGCAATGGAGGGGTCTGAGCTTATAAGGGTTGCCATAAATTCTGAGGAGTCTATAAAAAGCATTCCCAAGATTGTTGAGCATTTAGTCAGCCATGGCTTCGATGAGAAAATGGTTGTTGGTTGTGGCCAATATGAGGTCGCAGGATTACTGGGCAAGTACCCGGATTATGCAGCGTTTCTTGGGAAAATAAGGGTAAATCCGGGAAATGTAGGTTTTGGCGACAGACGAGATAGGAATTTTGAATCTGTCATAGAGTACGCAATAAAGCATGATATTCCAGTTCGGATAGGAGTCAACTGGGGGAGCCTAGATAAGGCCTTGATAGGCAAGCTTATGGGTGATAATGCATCTCTGGCGAATCCGTACCCGGATAACGTGGTGATGAGAAAAGCCCTAGTGATGTCCGCTCTTCAAAGTGCCGAGCTTGCGGAACGTATAGGCATGCCGCGTGATAGAATAGTGCTTTCCTGTAAAACCAGCAAAGTGCGTGACCTGGTGGCGGTGTACTCTGCCTTATCCAAGTCTGCCAACTACGCTCTCCATTTGGGGTTAACCGAAGCAGGCACTGGATTGAAAGGTATAGTCAGCAGTACAGCCGGGATAGCACACCTCTTGCTTATGGGCATAGGTGATACTATAAGGGTGTCGCTGACGTCCACTTCTAGAGAGGATAGGGCACAGGAAGTTAGGGTATGTAAGGAGATTCTGCAGGCTATAGGTCTGCGGTTTTTCTCCGCCCAGACGACTTCCTGTCCAGGTTGTGGGCGCACAAATTTCCCTTACTTTCAGAAGTTAGTAAGCGGAGTGAACGACTACATAGAGAAGCGTATGCAGGTTTGGAGAAAAAGCAACCCCGGTGTGGTCAACATGACGGTTGCAGTCATGGGATGCGTGGTCAATGGGCCCGGTGAGAGCAAACACGCGAATTTGGGCATCAGTCTTCCCGGAAACGGGGAAAGAGAGGTTGCTGCCGTGTATGAGGACGGAAAAAAGCTCTGCACGCTCCAGGGTGAAAACGTGCTTGGGGAGTTTCTCGAGATAGTTGAGTCTTACGTGCACCGGAATTACAGTTAG